Within Spinacia oleracea cultivar Varoflay chromosome 4, BTI_SOV_V1, whole genome shotgun sequence, the genomic segment ACTTAATATctccttttctttctctcttaaTTTCTCCCCTTTTTCTTCTTCATTTTTCTACGTATTACAATAAAGAAATAAACATGTtacacacacatatatatatatatatatatatatatatatatatatatatatagcttCTCTTTACCCATATATATAAAGGATGATAATCATTGTCAATATTATATATAATTCTAATATAAGTAATGTAATAAtagtaattaaaaatttaaagtttGTGGCTCTCAACATCAAGATATGAACTCAATCTTTTACCtaccactagaggaaaaaacctcaagtgcgggctcattttaatgggtttagtgcgggcttttacatgtgcagcacatggcctgcccgcacttgatgtttctcaagtgctgccaatttggaaaatgGCCCGCGcttgacatattttgtgctgccaattttagaatatgagcccgcacttgatatatttggtgctgccaattttgaaaatgagcccgcacttgacatatttggtgctgccaatattgaaaatgagcccgcacttgacatatttggtgctgccaaatttgaaaatgagcccgcacttgacatagaaatgggcagcacaagcataaaaatgagccgcacttgatatataaataagccgcacttggcctataaatgagccgcacttgaccTAGATTTGTTATATAACCGATTTCCCTGCTACATATTACAATTGGACCACGCCACTAATTAACCTCCATACGTCATTtaaaaagtatccaattatatagataattaaattaaatagtatataattgtaaatataaaagtcgattacattacaatcatatgaaaactagcatccataatttaagattcagtacaagaaaatatcaaagacagtcactggtaatgaagtttgcgaacatttctcgaacttcatctatcTCCTCAAAGGTGAAAAGCCGCTCCCTCGGATTATTGAAAACCTTAAAAAGATCGAccatcaaaatatatatatacactttagttatataataaatattgaatcgtaCAATAAATTAAGACTTAATTTGTTCATAACAAAGAAATAATGAACCGTATAATAATAAGATTGGTTAATTTCTgtcccaactttcatctaatgaccttaaaaaaatattttaaagtccttccatgtttaataaacttagttttatgtttcgaatactaattctcacccattttggtgaagttatgcacatttaagactcgtttgatcattatcggactaaaatggctaatttcagTCCCAACTTTCAAATAATGAACTTATaagagtattttaaagtcttcccatgtttaatacacttagttttatgtttcaaagacgcattctcacccattttggtgaagttatgcacatttaaacctcgttagttcattatcggtcacattttaactaaaatggctaatttcgatcccaactttcaactaatgaacttaaataagtattttaaagtatttccatatttgatacacttatttttatatttcaaatactaattcttacccattttggtgaagttatgcacatttaagactcgtttgatcattatcggccacattttgactaaaatgactaatttcagtcccaactttcaactaatgaacttatatgagtaatttaaagtctttccatgtttaatacaattatttttatatttcaaacactcattctcacccattttggtgaagttatgcacatttaagcctcgttagttcattatcggtcacattttgactaaaatggctaatttcggtcccaactttcaactaatgaacttaaatgagtattttaaagtctttccatgtttaatacacttagttttatgtttcaaatactatttctcacccattttggtgaagttatgcacatttaagcgtcgtcagttcattatcggtcacattttgactaaaatggctaatttcggtcccaactttcaactaatgaacttaaatgagtattttaaagtctttccatgtttaatacacttagttttatgtttcaaatactatTTCTtaaccattttggtgaagttatgcagatttaagactcgtttgatcattatcggccacattttgattaaaatggctaatttcggtcccaactttcaactaatgaacttatatgagtattttaaagtttttccatgtttgatacacttagttttaagtttcaaagacacattctcacccattttggtgaagttatacacatttaagcctcgttagttcattatcggtcacattttgactaaaatggctaattgattatcccaactttcatctaatgaacttaaatgagtattttaaagtctttccatgtttaatacaattaattttatgtttcaaatactcattcaGGAATGTATCATTGTCTTGAAAGCATAATTGTGTTCTTATATTATAAGAATTATATCTGATTACTATTTCAGCCCTCTCGAGAAGGTAAATAAATGTAAAACAAGACCGACGATCAAAAGTTAGacttatttttaaagaaaagcTCAAAAGTGAAGAATCTGTGAAGAAAGCAATGCACCTTGTTAGCCTTTGATTTCTTTGCCAAACTATTCAGAGTTCTTGTCAATGAAGCCTTGAAGCCATCGATGTGTGTACCACCATCAACTGTGCGTATGTTGTTGGCGTAACCCAACATTGTATCTGAATATGCATCCGAACACCTATGAAATACTTAGCAGGTTAATCCAACCAGGTAGGAGCAATTCTTCACTAAGGCTTTAAACACATAACACTTGGGACATACTTTCACCTGTGAAGACCTAGTGAGATAAAACTACACATCTTTCGCATATTGTTTTCTCCAGTATATACTTTGTTCTGAGTTTTCTACTGCAGTTTGACTTCTTCAAAAACGACTAGTCGACCACGACAGAATCCAGCTTTACTATCAAACCTAAGAGACATATTTTAAAGGAATTTTTTGAGAAAGCCATGGGGAAATACTTGTTAAATATTGAGCAACAGGGGGGTGAATAGATATTGGCGCAAAATGCCAAATAACATACAATTTCCTATTACATAAGATGGATAGTGAAAAGGGCCCTAGCACAAATCAACATTACAAGGAAAGAATGTCCAGGTTGCTGATTGATCAACGACGTTAAAGAAAGGGAACAAACAAAGACTGGAGAGAAGTTTGACTTAATTTGATGCAGTTTGACCTAGTTTACCGAGTTTACAATAAAGATCAACCAGTAAATCTGGTTTTGACACTCATTTTCTAGCCTTTCGGTTAAAGTTTCCTTGCAGGTAGGGTTTCCCTCTTTTCTCCCCAAACTCAAAAAGGCTGGTCCTTGTAAGGAAGTTGCTAATCACATCCAAGAACAGGAAAAATTTGACGCATCGGAAACCTAGTGGATCACTTCCCACTCACAGAAAAGATTGCAATAACTAAATGAGAAAAGATACTATATGTACCTGCTTCCTCAGGATTTGTGGCAGAGCAATCAGAAAGTTTTCCAGGAAGAGAAGATGACCTTAGGACACTCTTCTGTCTCACTAGCTCCCTAGCCCTTTTGGCAGCCAGAGCCGCCTGAAATGAAAAAACAGGAGAAACTTGCAGTTCAGTAATACAGTCAGCTTAGCTTTGCGCACTGAACAACatcaagaaaatatcaaagttTACCTTTAGCGcattcaaagcctttgaaaggatGGAATCTAAAACATCAGGATGCAACTCTAAGTATATATTCCACGAGATGATCCGGTACACATCGATCAACCACCTTCCGAACTTTCGGGTTTCCAAACCTTTTCTATCAACCATGGACAATATAAGATTGGTCTTGAATTTTCCAGAAAGTAATTTCAAACTTCTCTTGGTTGTCCTTCCAACTCTACCATCAAAGAGGaggataaaataaaaattagaaaTACCTTTCTCTGTATTCAGAAACCAATTgaacaaattaacaaataatGAAATGTATTCAGAAACCAATGGAACAATTAACGAAGAAATAGCAACAATGttattcaaaaattaaaaacaataaaattaacaTAGGGAATATTTTCAACAATTAGGTTTTAAATTACAAACCTATAAGCGATAAGGAGGAGCTACGTGTGTGTGCTTCGGCGACGGCAGGAAGAGGATGAATTCGGTGGTGGGCGAACAACAGCGGCGACGCGGCGGTGGGGGAACAGTAGCGTCGACGCGACGGTGGGGAACAGCAACGGACGCGGCTAGTCGTGCGGTGTGTGCtgtgaattttgaatttcgCACCCAGAAATCCAGAGAGGGGAAGGAGCATAGAAACCAGAGAGGGGAAGGGATGGAGAAGGAGAGAGCAGCGAGAAAATGAGAAAATGTTTGAGGCATAAGCAGTAACCAgagaaggaggaggagaggCGGGAGATGAAAGTATTTGGTAAAAAAACTTAGAAATATATTTTGTGTTGCTCGttgtaaaatgagcccgcacttgagtttTAACCCCGCACTtgaactcaagtgctgccaattttttaAAAGGGGCCCGCACTTGTAAATAtgtattttttctttatttttttgtgctatcaagtgctgccaatttaataaatgagccgcacttgaagggaagcacatgACGATTTAATATATGAGGCTTTTTCCTCTTGTGTCGGTTCTTCAAAACCGTCGCTTACAACTTCCCATAAATCTTGGGAACCAAATAATGCTTTCATTTTAATACACCAATGTTCATATTGGTCTTTGGATAATTGGGGTACTTGTGGCTGAACAAAGTTAGTAgacattttgaaaaaaaattacctCGCTCTGATACCAAATGTAGGAGTTATACAATTTACGAATTGCTAACTCAAATAAGCATTATACAAAGGAGAAACAAATATGGGTTACAATCCAGGataacaaaaaaatatatttctcTCGTAAATATATATGTCTTTCAAATATAAAACTTTATTCTCCTTAATATctccttttctttctctcttaaTTTCTCCCCTTTTTCTTCTTCATTTTTCTATGTATTACAATAAAGAAATAAACAtgttacatatatatatatatatatagcttCTCTTTACCTATATATGTAAAGGATGATAATCATTGTCAATATTATATAAAATTCTAATATAAGTAATGTAATAAtagtaattaaaaatttaaagtttGTGGCTCTCAACATCAAGATATGAACTCAATCTTTTACCTACAACTGTACATTTTTTGGGAATATTACAAGTACATGGTAACGAGATATAGAACATAAAAGTAGCATAAATCAAGAAATGAACTCAATCTTGACATCGGTGAGGATAAGTGACTCTGATCCTGCTATTGGAACCATAACCACCATGATGCTATCGTCGCCATCTACTCCTAGATCTTGAAGCAAATCTGTAAGCCCCAGCATGAAGCTAGTCTTTTTAGTAGTTTTACGCTGTCTGTGTGAGTCCGGCAAGCTCACAAAACTTCCTGCATACTCGGTGTTCAAACGGCTCATCTTCCTAGGATAATCATCTTCTTCATTTATGTATACATCAAATTTGATAAACATATCCACCCGCAACAGCTCTACGTTAATCGTTAGcacctcttcttcatcttctttctGCTTCTTGGTCCTCGACGTTTGTTGCCTCACCACTCGTGTTCGTATAGTGGAGTCTAACCTTGTAGGAAACGTAATCCTTGATGTTGTGGAAGGCCTAAACTTAGATGCATTATTAGGTTTTTGATTAATCCATGGAATATCAACATCTTGGTATACATACCCGAGTTTCTTGTTATCCAAGCAATCTCGAATTCTAATGCGTACTGGTTGGGCATTTTCGTCgtagaaaagaaatgaaacatTTAGCCAATCTGGATCTTGAATGTCCTTCCTCTTACCCCCTAGCGTTTTCCATATCGTCCACATCCTGTCCACGTTGGCATGGTGGGCAAAGAAAATTGGGTCCCGAGCTGCAGCATATAAGGTGCCCATATCCTCTCTATTTGGTTGAGTTGGATCACCTGTCCATCTATGGACTGTATTATGCGGCATTATCTCAATTGTCCCTGATCCTTTTGGTTGCTCGTCACCTGCTCGATAAGCCTGACCGAAAAAGGATGTTGGATTCTTGGAATTCGACACCATTTGGCGGTGCATAATGGCTAGATTTGAGGCTATCAACTGTTTTGGGGTAAGGTCATCGTTGTTATCGATCCCGTCATAGGAAAGATCAATTAAGGTCGGGGGTAGGTGAGAATGATGACGAAGTGGGTCATACAAGGAAGAACTTGGATTGGTGTACATAGAGGGCATATACATGCCATCAGGGTGATCCCAATTCCAAAAAGGCAAAGCGAAAGATGGGTCATCAATTAATTTACCCAAAATCCTTTCATAGAAGTAGAGAAAGCACCTATGGAAAGGGAAAAATAACCAAGAATGGTGTACAAGAAAATCCAAATTTGGAAACCCTAGTTGATGATAATGTCCTCCCTCACAAAATGCACAATGGATATTGGCTTGTTGAAAGAAGTTACGCGGGTCATCTTCAGGGAGGTTCTTCATCATGTTTATAGCCTTTGAATACTTGTCCAAGTATTCGTCATTCACTAAATGAGCAGCAGGACGAAGCCTTAACACTTGGTTGCTGTCAGGCTTAAAATCGACTATGTTTCTTGGCGTTGGAGGGCAGCACTGGTGACCAGCAGTATCGTCTGTGGAGTCACAACTAGAAAAATCAATGGAAACAGGGGCTGCAAACAGGGTGTTAGACCCACTAGGAAATGTAGTGGTAGTACCTCCACATAAGCTTCCTAACCCGACTAGAATGTTTCTTCTATTCAACATAAAACTGTTTTCATCATTGATACTGTTGGTTCTTTTAGGGCTATGGGAATCATCATTTCCTCCCACTTTGCATGATATTATTGACGTTAAGCCGTTGGTTCGATAGCGGTTTTGACTAATATAGGGAGGCGATGTCTCGGAAAATAAGGGTTTCGGGTTAAGTGGGTAAATGGAGATGATTGTAAAAAATAATAGAATAGCTGCCATTTTATAAATAGAAATGGTGTGTAGTTGAATATTCAAGGGTTTGTGCACTATATATTTATAAGCTAAGATAGATTAGCCGatgagtttttttttccttctttgcACGTAGAGAGAGCTACAAATAGCAAGGGAACAAGTATCTTACGTAGACGGGATTAGCTGATTAGTGGTTGCTATATATTGCTTGCTACTCTAAAGTTTTGATTAAATACAAATCATATAAATTTTACTTTTTGTGAAAATGCAATTATTATtaagtactccgtagtatatTGTCCCCGGGTGTCAAATTCACAAGTACTTGCCAAAACAGAGTACGTAACATGAGAAGAAAATTTGAGGGAGAATTGCACACTTTAACTAGATTATTACGCACCTTATCgaagaaacaaaaaaacaacTAGATAATACATTTAGAGCTTCACTTTTTGTTGAAGCTCAAAAATCTTTCGTAATTGATActccgtaatttttttttacaatgatAGAGTCCTTATTTTTTAAACCATCTATATCTACTCCCTTCATTCTATATTCATAGTTTTGTTTGATAAAAAAACAcgggttttaaaaaaaatggaataCAGTACATGGAAAAGTAGAACAAAGTACAAGTGATGATTGAGTTGAataaaaaagtggaataaagtacatgaaaTAGATAAtatggttttttcatgaaatgctcATGAGGTTttcaaaaacgcaccaaataccctcgcgtcttttgaatcacataatatacccctatttttttcccAAGTTTGCACCAGATACCCCAAACCGAcattccgttagtcctccgttaagtcgtatttataattcacagaatactcatatttataaacttattgcacaatatacacctttttttgaaactaagttgtaccaaatacccaaaatgattttaaactgcagaatttgaTTTCCACAAATCGTACACCTAACATGGGAAGTGAGGATATGCaattaataatagaaaatattctcACTCAAATCATTCACCTAAAATATATGCTACCTAAAATAATTTGCATATGcttataaacaaacaaagggtcaaataaaaggaaagaaataaaagaagaaaagaaaaaggaaaaaaaagaaaaagaaaaagaaagagaagtaAACACCCCACCCCCCCGTAATGAAATCAGGCCCCCATGTTTTTTTCATTGTCCTCTTTGAATAAGTCAGACCCCTCTTTTTAACTTTTCTTCGCTGCTTCACCTCCTTGTCAATCTTTGCTCCTCTCCTCTGGTTCTCAATTCATCAGCcatcaatcatcatcatcactaacCATCATCGTCACCGTCCACCGCTCATCATCATCGTCGATCAACAACATCCATTATCTAATTCAATCACACAATCAATCATCACCGTCGATCAACATCCTCACCTTCAATCGATGGCCTGAGTTCGTTTTTCATTCAATCAATCGCATCCCTTAATTGAGGTTATACGGCGGCAATCCGAGAAGGTGGAGCTAGGAGTATCCACACTAGGCCTGGTTATTGGGCAGGTCGGGGCGGGTCAGGGCGGGTTATTTGCGGGACGGGTCATTTGCGGGTCATGTAAAAATACATGCGGGTCAGGGGCGGGTTAGGGTCGGTCAGGGTCATAGGCAAAAGCTAATAGGGTCTATAGCGGGTCAGGATCAGGCTTGAATCTGCCATTTATATCATACTTCTACCAACATGTGTTCTGGATGATTTGTTTGCCCCGTGTACGAGTGGTCAGTAGCAATCTATGATAAATTTGTTGACTTTGATTGCATCTTTCAGAGAGGAAACCGAATATAATGTTCTGTTTAATTTGATAAATGTAATTTCACCATCATTTTTACTGAAGCAGCTCAATTGTGTGAAATGctatttgttttttgtttttttttcccttaGATTAGCTTCAAAGTTATGAGAATAGTTTTTTTTGACGCCACACCTGATAGCTACTCCATCcatttcaaaatgtttgttacgtattcctttaaTAGTGTTCCAAAATATTTGTTACATAAAGAATctttctatttataaacttgttactattactccctccgtcccggaatactcgacccggtttgaccggcacagagtttaagggatttgaattgacttatttaatttaataggtagtagttgatagtggggtattattttaatgtagttagtgggaggtgggttaagaggtggggttgggggagaataggggttgaatttttaattattttttgtatggagtagggggtacactacaagaatttgtatttttaacgacaacctaattacgacgggtcaaaaatcccgtcgcgaaagctttttgcgacggggctaacaaccaaacaatgacgggaataaccgtcgcaaatgtcttttacgacgggtttacgacgggatttctattaacgacgcccccttttatgacgggttcgcgacatgaaatcccgtcgttaatcaacgattatggGCCTTTcgtgacgggatttcccgtcgttaatagtacaatttcttgtagtggtaggtgggttaataggggtggagtgagaaataatataatattgttagaatatttccatttttagaaacaggtcaagtattaagggacggcccgataaggaaaacaggtcaagtattccgggacggagggagtattattttttgagccaacttttatttctaattggtcaaacttttcaactcaataaATCTCATGCAAACAAAAGTCACCTTATGACAAGTTAGCAATTTgtgtgatttttaattattggttcattttgataataaaacaatcttattggttgcttctatgattagtggattgaggtatattttttttaataaaagatgaaAGCATTTTGCACTATATTTAAAAAGAGTAATAAATGTCAGAATTTGAAAAGATGGAATGAGATTTATGATGGAATCTAGaacatttaaaattaaaaaaaaatcttaattatacgttaataaacgtgccaaAATCCAAaagtaacaaacattttaaaatggagggagtacaaagTTATTTACACCTACAAAACACCAAATCTATAACAAAATAAAAGAATTTGATAATTCAAAGTAAATCTCTAACACAGATTCACAGAAATTTGGGGGAATTAAATAGAAACATTTGGAATGCAATTACCGATTATAATCTATCACGGATTCACAGCCCACAATTTTATCATTTCAGATGTATTTTCAAGAAAGATAAACATTAGAACATAAAAAAAagcatttccaccattttcctTAATGTTACAAGATCAATTCCATATACGAAGTAGTAAATTTGCTTGAGCTCCAACTCGGAAATAGCCTAAAACCCAACAAGAATTGATTTTTACCATGAAACAAGTTAAGAAATTACAatggacgtttccctcaaaaaaaagtgCAGAAAGTTGAAGAAATTAAAATCACTTACTTAAATCAAGTAATTATTTGTTTGACATATCCATGGGCGGATCTTCTGTCTGGCGGGCAAGGGCCTGGCCCCCCCTCAAATCTCGGCCCAAGCCAAACAATAACAAGCAATATTAGTAAAACAGGCCCAACTCATGATAACTGGCCCCCCTAAAAACTTGGCTACAGTAGCACATGGAACTATTTGGGTATTTACATCTGATTTCTTAATGCAAAAGTGTTAAATTTGGGTGGGTCCCAGGTATAAAGGTGCCagtaaaaaaagagagaaagagtaaaaagagagagaaagggaaaggaaagagagaaaagagcattaatgagagaaaaagagagagaaataataatACGGTGCTCCTCGGTACTAATTAATATCAATCAGTTTTGCAAAATAATGACTTGAAACGTATCAATCAgtcaaattaaattaataataatgtgGTACATATTCTTAATAGAGTTTAAATTTGGTATTTGTATCGGCTTAAATTTACATAGAGTTTCATTTCGATTTGCCGGCCCCCCTAAGAAAAGTGGTCAAGATCCGCCACTGGACATATCCAAATCAATTCAGGTTCTAGCCCACACATCAGAGTATGGTAATTTTAGGGAGATTAATTGGAAAGCAACATACTTTTTGGTTGAGAAAATCTTGCCATGGAAGCCGACGGATCTGAGGAATGAGGAGAGAAAAGGCTGAGATATTACGTATTTACGTATGGGGGAGgagagaagaaagaaaaacagCTGTGAATTGTTTACCAGGACTTGAcccttttgtttttgttttaaagttatagagCTTTTAAAATTACCCTATAAAAGCCCTATAAGTAGGGATGACAATGGGTAGGGTCTGGGTAGGGTCTAATAATACCCGGACCCGGACCCTAACTTTTTGACATATACCCATACCATACCCTTACCGTATAGGGTCTAAAATTTTAAGACCCTTACCCGGACCCTATGGGTCCGacagggtatgggtagggtctaGGGTCTTATGCGGGTCCGCGTtaaactataacttttatttcattttttgtatgcaattatatgtaatatgcaaaaataatacaagAACAACGATTAATAAgacattttaaaacaaataaatagctaGTCTTCAAAAATTATCCTTGTCTTTCCTTAAACACAATACATTTTAAAGTACGAAGCTAATAAGTTACAAAATCCCACATTCTTAACTACACAACATTAATGTTAATAAATAGTCAGTACTTTAGTAGTAGTTATCGTCCATATCATCATCTACTTCATCATCAAGATCCTACAAAAAAAAGTGAAgtacataaaaataacaaaatttaagCGGGTCTACAtatagggtatgggtagggtatgggtcttAAGGGTCCGCGGGTAGGTTATGGGTAGGGTACGGGTCTGAAAAATTAAGACCCTTACCCTACCCTAAAAAAACAGCATAtgcccataccctacccttaccctataggTTCTAAAAAATAAAGACCCATACCCTAATTTTAGGGTAGGGTCCGACAGGGTCCGGGTAGGGTCCTGGACCCGCTGCCATCAAATACCCTATAAGGGCCTATCCAATGAGAAGGTAAAGGGTCAAGACCCTTTTAAAAGACCCAACCCTTATACCCATTGGattaccctgtccaataaccaggtctaatcCACACCATAACAGCAAGAACCAATGATTGGCGGGCTAGCAATCCTCATATGTACCTCCTTTGTACCCGCCGGCCTCCTTGAGTAATCGAACTATCTTCGATGATGTGGTTCCCCTAACAATCGAATAATCAACAACCACAACCCTCTTCCGCTCTAAAACATCCTTAACCGGTGCCAACTTAAGCTTCACACCAAAGTCCTTAATCCTCTGTGAAGGCTCGATAAAGGTTCTCCCCACATAATGGGACCTAATCAAACCCTGTTGAAAAGGCACACCAGCTTTCTCAGCATACCCAAGAGCAGCAACAGCCCCAGATTCAGGCACTGCAATAACCAAGAACCCTACATCCGAAATGAAATAGCATGTCAAACATAATAGCATGATAACCAAGCACGTTATCAGTTAAGACGCATGAAATAGCATGTCAAACATAATCTAAAATCATATGGCATAGTTTCAGGcgttaattactccctccgtcctaaaatgttctttacgtttggtattttacaCGCGATTTAACGACTACTTAATTTGCATTGagctctattttttttaatttaaacaagacaaattaagttttttttataatgtttcacttttataaaaaaatctggcattggaaaaatggaaaatatCTAATGCGCAAATGGAAAAGTGCGAGGGTTTAAATaccccaatgaatttaattggttaaaataatttttgacATAAATACTGAtaaaatattaaagcatttatgtgataatataaaacgaaatgtaaataacattttgGAACACCCGAAATGAAATACGTAAAGAATATTTTGGGACGGGAGGAgtagattttatttttttgatccGGGGAATGCTCGTGTAGTTCCACAATCTTATTATCTTATCTACTATGAATAAAATATTTGTCAATGATCgactttttttgttttgttatttgaaATGAATAGCATGTAGTTTTATGGCATATATAGGTAAAGAGCTTAACGGTTAAGAGTTAAAACTTTCATGTTTAAACTTGAGTTTGATAGATGCTTTAAGTTTTGTGAAAGATATATTTAGACTTGACTTTTTAAATGTGACAACTCATTCAATATATACGAAAAGCACCCTTACATGCGTcactcactactacaaaaaagggaatAGAGAACTGTTAAAATAGGCTTTAGAGGACGTCTGAGGACCGTTCTCCTGCTA encodes:
- the LOC110804604 gene encoding polyphenol oxidase I, chloroplastic-like, producing MAAILLFFTIISIYPLNPKPLFSETSPPYISQNRYRTNGLTSIISCKVGGNDDSHSPKRTNSINDENSFMLNRRNILVGLGSLCGGTTTTFPSGSNTLFAAPVSIDFSSCDSTDDTAGHQCCPPTPRNIVDFKPDSNQVLRLRPAAHLVNDEYLDKYSKAINMMKNLPEDDPRNFFQQANIHCAFCEGGHYHQLGFPNLDFLVHHSWLFFPFHRCFLYFYERILGKLIDDPSFALPFWNWDHPDGMYMPSMYTNPSSSLYDPLRHHSHLPPTLIDLSYDGIDNNDDLTPKQLIASNLAIMHRQMVSNSKNPTSFFGQAYRAGDEQPKGSGTIEIMPHNTVHRWTGDPTQPNREDMGTLYAAARDPIFFAHHANVDRMWTIWKTLGGKRKDIQDPDWLNVSFLFYDENAQPVRIRIRDCLDNKKLGYVYQDVDIPWINQKPNNASKFRPSTTSRITFPTRLDSTIRTRVVRQQTSRTKKQKEDEEEVLTINVELLRVDMFIKFDVYINEEDDYPRKMSRLNTEYAGSFVSLPDSHRQRKTTKKTSFMLGLTDLLQDLGVDGDDSIMVVMVPIAGSESLILTDVKIEFIS